Part of the Procambarus clarkii isolate CNS0578487 chromosome 20, FALCON_Pclarkii_2.0, whole genome shotgun sequence genome, cggttcggttcggttcggttcggttcggttcggttcggttcggttcggttcggttcggttcggttcggttcggttcggttcggttcggttcggttcggttcggttcggttcggttcggttcggttcggttcggttcggttcggttcggttcggttcggttcggttcggttcggttcggttcggttcggttcggttcggttcggttcggttcggttcggttcggttcggttcggttcggttcggttcggttcggttcggttcggttcggttcggttcggttcggttcggttcggttcggttcggttcggttcggttcggttcggttcggttcggttcggttcggttcggttcggttcggttcggttcggttcggttcggttcggttcggttcggttcggttcggttcggttcggttcggttcggttcggttcggttcggttcggttcggttcggttcggttcggttcggttcggttcggttcggttcggttcggttcggttcggttcggttcggttcggttcggttcggttcggttcggttcggttcggttcggttcggttcggttcggttcggttcggttcggttcggttcggttcggttcggttcggttcggttcggttcggttcggttcggttcggttcggttcggttcggttcggttcggttcggttcggttcggttcggttcggttcggttcggttcggttcggttcggttcggttcggttcggttcggttcggttcggttcggttcggttcggttcggttcggttcggttcggttcggttcggttcggttcggttcggttcggttcggttcggttcggttcggttcggttcggttcggttcggttcggttcggttcggttcggttcggttcggttcggttcggttcggttcggttcggttcggttcggttcggttcggttcggttcggttcggttcggttcggttcggttcggttcggttcggttcggttcggttcggttcggttcggttcggttcggttcggttcggttcggttcggttcggttcggttcggttcggttcggttcggttcggttcggttNNNNNNNNNNNNNNNNNNNNNNNNNNNNNNNNNNNNNNNNNNNNNNNNNNNNNNNNNNNNNNNNNNNNNNNNNNNNNNNNNNNNNNNNNNNNNNNNNNNNNNNNNNNNNNNNNNNNNNNNNNNNNNNNNNNNNNNNNNNNNNNNNNNNNNNNNNNNNNNNNNNNNNNNNNNNNNNNNNNNNNNNNNNNNNNNNNNNNNNNNNNNNNNNNNNNNNNNNNNNNNNNNNNNNNNNNNNNNNNNNNNNNNNNNNNNNNNNNNNNNNNNNNNNNNNNNNNNNNNNNNNNNNNNNNNNNNNNNNNNNNNNNNNNNNNNNNNNNNNNNNNNNNNNNNNNNNNNNNNNNNNNNNNNNNNNNNNNNNNNNNNNNNNNNNNNNNNNNNNNNNNNNNNNNNNNNNNNNNNNNNNNNNNNNNNNNNNNNNNNNNNNNNNNNNNNNNNNNNNNNNNNNNNNNNNNNNNNNNNNNNNNNNNNNNNNNNNNNNNNNNNNNNNNNNNNNNNNNNNNGAGGGCATAGAGggattgggagatagcgtaaggttgggagacagatagaggttgagaggttgggagggggaaggatagagggggtgggggggacctcccacctccctcgcaagggtggggggtcacatggaaggagaggggatgaggaggggtgagggctgggtaggctttgggtgttgaggggagctgggtaggctttgggtgttgaggggagctGGGTAGGCTTTGGTAGTTGAgggggctgggtaggctttgggtgttgtgtgtgtgtgtgtgtgtgtgtgtgtgtgtgtgtgtgtgtgtgtgtgtgtgtgtgtgtgtgtgtgtgtgtgtgtgtgtgtgtgtgtatttctatCAGTCATTTTATTATCTCACATACTTCCTTATCATTTTCTCTTCTGACTCTTTCTCTACGATCCCATGAAAGAATGAGGTGGTTAACACACACTTCCCACCCCATGTGCCCAAGTACCATAAGGCTGTGTTTTAACCCCTGAATGTTGTCTCATTCTCCCTTAGCATTTCCATTTATCTCCTAAACCCTCGCATGTCATTTTCTCTGTTCAAGGAGTAACCATAGAAATAGTTTTGAGTAACACAGTGCATTGCTCCGTATAAACTGCGGTCAGGACTGGAACAGGAACACCTCCCCCTCACAACCTCGTCGTCACAACaccccctccacaaccccacaacctccccccacaacacccccccaggCCCCCACCTCCCCGCATCATCCCTTTACAAAAGCCATAAAAGCAAGGCCGACGgaacactgaaaccttcacaaaaGCGAGCAAAACAGCCAAGTCTTCAGGATTAAGAGCCTCGCTGAGCTTGCCGGCGGAGCCAAGGAACATTCTGCCATAAGGTAAGACCCATTCAATATATAGTCAAGAaaaccattcacctgggctgtatggggGGCTCGAACCATGGGCCTCACGCTTGTGAGGGCgacgctatttttttttttatagtcgAGAGGCTCTGTTGTCTCAGGAAGGACGCCTTCATACGAACATTCTACGGGGGATAGGTAGATCAGACAGGAGAACATGTCGGATGTGGTCGCAGGGGGGAGCGTGGATGAACACGAAGGAGGAAATGTGGATGAACACGAGGGGAAGTTCAGAGAACTATAAGTGTTCAGACGAACAAGGGAAGAGGGTATAGTGGGGGGGACAGGAACAAGAACTTCACTAAAGGCGAAACAAAGTAAAGGGGAGACTGGATAGCGAAGGAGAGGGTGTGTCAGGATAGCGAACAAGAGGGTGTGTGTCAGGATAGCAAAGAAGAGGGGATGTGTCAGGATAGCGAAGAAGAGGGTGTGTGTCAGGATAGCGAAGGAGAGGATGTGTCAGGATAGCGAAGAAGAGGGTGTGTGTCAGGATAGCGAAGGAGAGGATGTGTCAGGATAGCGAACAAGAGGGTGTGTGTCAGGATAGCGAACAAGAGGGTGTGTGTCAGGATAGCGAAGAAGAGGGGTAACTATAGTAACGAGGGAATGAATAACACCACACAAGGGAATTAACTGCAAAACACGAGAGGATTTAAGCCAGGATATGAGGCCTCAAAGTGACTTCAGAATGTAAAGACTCTACAAGCCAAGCAGAGTATTCTGAGAGTGCTTTGAGTGCCTCTTGAGCGTCGTAGTAGAGCAACTTGAGAGCTGCTCTTGTGTGCTGGGATCCTTCACCACATCTGGAAATGTTATGGAAAGTGCCTGAAATTAGCGTCCTGAAAACATTTCCTGTTAAAAGGCACTCTTTAAAAAAAAGTAACAAATTCGTTTCTAAACAGCATCATGCAAAAAGTGGCGTTAGACATTATCCAAGAAGAAATTTGTGGGTTTATTCTGAAACAAATTACGAAAAAGCCTCACCAAATGTACCGACAGTCGCCTTAaatatatatgaaagtacttcacAAGTACTGAAAGTGTGTTGAGGAAGAGTTGGCATGAACACTTTAAACAGGAAAAGTGCATTCAAGTACTATTCTCGATATACGCACTTCAGAAAAGTGTCCTGACCCAAAAAAGTATTACAGAAAACGGCACACCACAGCATCCAGGGGTAGCTATGCTTGAAGAGCCTTCCGGGAGATTGTCCTGAAAGAATTTCCTGGAAGTGCACCcaaagagagcgagcgagcgagcgagagagagagagagagagagagagagagagagagagagagagagagagagagagagagagagagagagagagagagagagagagagagagcataagaGAGCCAGGGAAAGAGACCCGTCTCTGAGGAGGGTCAACAAGAATCTGCATCTCCAGACTCCGAATGCTCAAGATGCCAGAATTGGATTTGTATCCTGTGACGCTCTTCGAGCCTCGCAGTGTTGACGCGTCTTAGAACCTGCGGTCTACCCTGGGAATGATGGCGCTGTGGCCTCGTACCAGCTTCTTGTGGGATGAGACGGAGTTTATTGTGGGGTTGGATTCCCCTTCGTGCAACTGGAAGGGTTCGTTGCATGCGGTGAATGTTCGGTTCCTGGCTGGAATAGAATCAGTGATttagaacagtgctggaaagggTAAATTACCCTTACCAGTTGTGTGCTGGTAAGGGTAAATCCCTGACTGGAAAGGATATATTGAACATTATAGTAAAGATACAATATAAGCTGGAACCAGCGTGTAATTAGCTAgggtaaaaaaaaagtattttttttttttagtaatacgtttttttttagtaatttgaggaaaaaaattatatatttttattttccctGATGAAAATACATTTTGGAAAATGTCATTGACAAAGTCATTAGCCTGAATTTAAATGGCGCCAACAACCGACTGTATTAATGGGGCCCAATATTGGAAATAACATGGTGTCCTTTTTATTGACTTTATTATTAACAGTACAATGAGAGGACGTGCCGTTAACAGAAATATAAGTTCCCCTTAATAAAAGTCATGAGCGCTCCCCCATTTTCTTTAACAGTAAGAAGCCAATGCTTTAGAAACAAGAGTTTAAAAGTTTTAAACACGGAGAAAAAGGACCCACTATCAACATAACTCAGTTACTGTACTCTTCAGCAAGAACAATTATGAACCCATCTTGACCTTTCCTTAAGACCTTTGACACCACAACCTACAAGAAGACGATTAAGAAGGAAGAAGACCATGGATTAGAGGGGCAGTTGTCAGATTAGAACAGAACCTGGTTGAAGGATAGCAAGCCAAGAGCTGCTATCATTGACAGGTTGATCTCCGAGTGGAGGAATGTTACCAGGGGCGTGCCTCAGGGTAAGTGTTTGGGCCCTCTGTTGCTGTAGCACATGTCTAGGGCCTAGTTGATGGGCGTTCAGTAACGTCAACTTTGCAGAGGACACGAAAGTGGTGGGGGCATGTAGTAAGCTTCAATGAGAACTTTTGCGGTAATCCGTTAAATACGTCATCGCATTGCAACCCTGAGCTTACAGAATCTTGGGAAACAAAGTTCAAAGTCCTGAACTTTGGAAATGACAGTTAACGTTTAACATATAAATGACaagagattgggggggggggggcgcaacaCTGGGTCACGTGACCTTAAAAGAAGCCATGATTGTTATGACGTCAGAGCTCTTGCAGACGTCATATCTTATCTAACCTAAATAAAGATAATAAAAATGTAGACACAATATTAACCTGATTCTATACGTTTATACATTCTAACGAAGACACTTAACCGTCGCAGTCTTTCATGCACGTGGTGCGTGAGTATGACTCAAAGATAGAATAATGCTATAGTGAACAGcagtatctatctatctatctatctttctctctctctctctctctctctctctctctctctctctctctctctctctctctcatacacacacacacacacacacacacacacacacagacacacacacacacacacacacacacacacacacacacacacacagacacacacacacacacacacacacacacacacacacacacacacacacacacacacacacacacacacacacacacacacacacacacacacacacacacacatacacacacacacaccattccgcCATAGGTTACGTTTATTCTTGTGATGTGCGTCCTCGATTCTTAACCGACGGACCGAAACGGATGGGCACATTTTCTTTCATCTGATAATTCCGTTCAccgagctgtaaataggtactctGAAAAGCTATACACTTGtggattgcatcctgggaaaggtcagtagttggcctgaATGGACCTTGATAGGCCTAAGTAAAGGCTACCTGTCCCCGACAACGGAAATTATTTCTCAACACTTGCTTGAGTACACTACCAATCAGCTCACCAGTCAAGGCACCAGTCAAGGCACCAGTCAAGGCACCAGTCAACGCACCAGTCAAGGCACCAGTCAACGCACCAGTCAAGGCACCAGTCAACGCACCAGTCAAGGCACCAGTCAAGGCACCAGTTAAGGCCCCAGCGAAGTCACCAGCCAAGGCACCAGCGAAGTCACCAGTCAAGGCACCAGCCAAGTCACTAGTCAAGGCACCAGCTAAGTTCCCAGTCAAGTCACCAGCCAAGTCACCAGTCAAGGCACCAGTCAAGTCACCAGTCAAGTCACCAGTCAAGGCACCAGCCAAGTCACCAGTCAAGGCACCAGTCAAGGCACCAGTCAAGGCACCAGTCAAGTCACCAGTCAAGGCACCAGCCAAGTCACCAGTCAAGCACCAGTCAAGGCACCAGTCAAGGCACCAGTCAAGGCACCAGCCAAGTCACCAGTCAAGCACCAGTCAAGGCACCAGTCAAGGCACCAGTCAAGGCACCAGTCAAGGCACCAGTCAAGGCACCAGCCAGCTCACCATGATAATAAAACatcttatcttcttgaggttatcttgagatgatttcggggcttatcgctcccgcggcccggtcctcgaccaagccttcttTTTTTTACACCCCcccttcccaggaagcagcccgtagcagctgtctaactcccaggtacctatttactacttggtaacagaggcatcagggtgaaagatactctgcccattttgttttcaccaccggggatcgaacccggaacctcaggactacaaatccgaggcgctgtccactcagctgtcaggcccaggTCAGGGACCTCACAGTGGTCAGAAAAATAAGGAAGAATGACATTCAGAGGAGCAGAAGGATAAGGAAGGAAGTAGAGCAGACATAAGAGAGAAGAGGAGCAAGcagaggaggaagtagagcagacagagaagagggaagaggagcaagcagaggaggaagtagagcagagaagagagaagaggagcAAGCAGAAGAGGAAGTAGAGCagacagagaagagagaagaggagcAAGCAGAAGAGGAAGTAGAGCAGTAGAGAGAGCCTCACCCATGTATACTGCAGACTGGTGCGATGTCCCCCCATGTACAGCGCCGCGGGACAAGACGCCTGGTGTCTTCTATGGCAACTATTACTCGCCGGGCACCTATGGCAAAGGAGAATGCagtacagtgttgccagctgtgGGTGTATGACTGCATAGCTTGAGCGATCATGGCAAGAGTCCCCCACGAAAAAAAATATGCCATACCATCACTACTCTGCCGCTATGACAACTATATAACGGACGGAAAGTATAGAAATAACTAATGTCGAGCAGCTTTGGCAACAGTGGACTACACCCAGGCTGCCATGTAGCTATGGCAATGCTGCGTATACAAGAATTCAAACATTCACATACACAAGCAATGAATGAACAAGTTATCCCTACACCCGTTTTCTTTATTTGCCACTCCGTAGAAAATGCAACTGTTTCGCCTAATCGGAACCCATACGAACcccagcaacccacctaacccatcgcGATCGAGTCACTGAAAACGTCAATTATTACAGGGAGACTCTTATTGTTACCAACACGACACAATTTGTAACCGACTGGTCGATCAAAaacgaaaacaaaacaaaaaaccgcGAACCTACGTTAACAAACTCGACCGTTAAAAACCGTTGACAACCGTTATAAACCGTTAAAAACCGTTAAAAACGCGAACTACGAGGAGAGGGGTAGGGTTGTTACCCCACAGTTCCGGTAGTTCACAGCTCCTCGGAACAATACACAACAGCAACAATCAAAAGTAGCAAGTATCATACAATCAcactgagtgagtgagagagaatcTTTCTTTGATTGTTTAATGACATTCTCGTGATTTGTAGCAACTAAACATTCCCTTTGAACAAACAAAAACGAAACAATGCAacgaaggagaaggaaggaaggaaggaagagaaggcagaagagaatgaggaaggaggaggaacagaAGAAAGGCGGCGTCCATATACGTATACCGAGACGTCCTATATAGTAGGGATACCGTCGATGGATATAGGGCCCATATGACAGCACGGTGATAGATTTACCGGGGATGCTAAACTAGATCTCGGAGAGGCTGTGTGCATAAAAGATTAGACGGAAAGAAGATTGCACAGTGACTGTGTGGTGTGGATACGGTGCAGTGACTGTGAGGTGTGGATACGGTGCAGTGACTGTGGTGTGGATACGGTGCAGTGACTGTGGTGTGGATACGGTGCAGTGACTGTGGTGTGGATACGGTGCAGTGACTGTGGTGTGGATACGGTGCAGTGACTATGTGGATTGCAAAAACCAttcatttatatacatattaataaaaaacattgaTTAAGAATCCGCAACATGGATctattcatattcaatttcattcttTTCTAGCAAATCTTAAGCTGTTGAATGCACGCGGAAAAGGATTCTGGCGCACTTTACCTTGACTTAGAGCAAAACAGTCGGTACTGTACCTCAAGAAACCCTCGCTAGAAAGCTAGAAGTGCATCATGGTATTCGGGGTTATCCATAGTTAGATATCGCCTGGGTTATCTCAAAGGAAACAAGAGTTAGTATAAGTGGACTCGACTCCGAATTGGAGGCCGTTGTACCTCAGGGCTCTATCTTGGGACTTCTGTTgtttgtatgtatttatgtatgtatgtatatatttatgtatgtatgtatatatgtatgtatgcatgtatattgATAATTTATTCAGTAATGAACAACATCAATTAAAAATTTGCAGACCATACACTAGTCTATATCAGAAATTTACCCGGTGAAGGTTCTGAAGCAGGCGTATCTAAAGTAAAAGTACCGAGGAACGCAGATGGGAAATTAGAAAACATTGGAAAACGATTCCAAAGGACAGTGAACTAAGGCAGACACATCAAGCGAGAGAGACGCAAGGTGAGGCACGCACAAAGAGACGCAAGGTGAGGCACGCACAAAGAGACGCAAGCTGAGACACGCACAAAGAGACGCAAGCTGAGGCACGCACAAAGAGACGCAAGGTGAGACACGCACGAATAGTCACCCCGAAGCCAACCACATCAGAGGAGGAACAATCAGCAACACTTGACAAAGCAAGAAGGAAGAAACGGAGTTTCTTCAGAgatcaaaggggggggggggtggaagggggggagCTGAAATGGTCCTCAAATGATCTTTTAAAGTGGTATAGAGTAGTAGAAACACCTGTATAGCGCGAATACCGCCTCGGGGGAATTAAGGAATTGATTAGAAAGTGTATTGCACGCATGGAAGAAGACTTTGCAACTTCTAATCCCGAAGAATTGGGAAGGTGACAGAGACCTGCACAATGGTTAAGGGAATTATCAACAAAAAGCACTACTCAACTATGATcaaatagcacttggaaaggagacAAGTACCTTGTAGCATATTGTAGCATCGGACGCCGACTCTGCAAGAAGAGAGGCGGTCAATCTACCAACCAGGCCAAGTGGCAGCAGAGATCAAGTGGGTTGAAGTTGATGATTCAAGGCTTGCTTCTGGGGCTAGCATGGTAAGGCAGAGTAATGGAAGGATTGCTGGATATCCTCTCATTTCCTTCCGGCTAAAGACGCGTGACGGCTCCCAGGAGGGGACAAATACCTCGATATCTTACAGGTAAGGCTGTAATTAGGGACgtgtgggatggggggagggggacgcgactaggtaaggggggggggggatattgcgAGCCACAATGTAGGTCAACAAGGGTCATTGGAGGtcagcccacacacccaccctcccaaCCCACCACTCTGCTTGCAAACTACCACCTTTGCCCACCAGCCACCCCTACTCAACACTACCCTTGCCCACCAGCACCCCTACTCAACACTACCCTTGCCCACCAGCACCCCTACTCAACACTACCCTTGCCCACCAGCACCCCTACTCAACACTACCCTTGCCCACCAGCACCCCTACTCAACACTTCCCTTGCCCACCAGCACCCCTACTCAACACTACCCTTGCTCACCAGCACCCCTACTCAACACTACCCTTGCCCACCAGCCACCCCTACTCAACACTACCCTCGCCCACCAGCACCCCTACTCAACACTACCCTTGCCCACCAGCACCCCTACTCAACACTACCCTTGCCCACCAGCACCCCTACTCAACACTACCCTTGCCCACCAGCACCCCTACTCAACACTACCCTTGCCCACCAGCCACCCCTACTCAACACTACCCTCGCCCACCAGCACCCCTACTCAACACTACCCTTGCCCACCAGCCACCCCTACTCAACACTACCCTTGCCCACCAGCACCCCTATTCAACACTACCCTCGCCCACCAGCCACCCCTACTCAACACTACCCTTACCCACCAGCACCCCTACTCAACACTACCCTTGCCCACCAGCCACCCCTACTCAACACTACCCTTGCCCACCAGCACCCCTACTCAACACTACCCTTGCCCACCAGCACCCCTACTCAACACTACCCTTGCCCACCAGCACCCCTATTCAACACTACCCTCGCCCACCAGCCACCCCTACTCAACACTACCCTTGCCCACCAGCACCCCTACTCAACACTACCCTTGCCCACCAGCCACCCCTACTCAACACTACCCTTGCCCACCAGCACCCCTACTCAACACTACCCTTGCCCACCAGCACCCCTACTCAACACTACCCTTGCCCACCAGCACCCCTACTCAACACTACCCTTGCTCACCAGCACCCCTACTTAACACTACCCTTGCCCACCAGCCACCCCTACTCAACACTACCCTTGCCCACCAGCCACCCCTACTCAACACTACCCTTGCCCACCAGCACCCCTACTCAACACTACCCTTGCTCACCAGCACCCCTACTCAACACTACCCTTGCTCACCAGCCACCCCTACTCAACACTACCCTTGCCCACCAGCACCCCTACTCAACACTACCCTTGTCCTCTATACACCACCTCTGACAACTACCACCCTCGCCAATCACCAACCctgccaaccacacacacaaacagactgGCAAACAAGACTTCCCCTAACTGTCCACTTCCCCGAGGGCCACGTTGGGCAACATAcctcctggaaacacaaactgaaactttctttattttccgcttgttataacttgtaataaagttgttacatcttggcttaacgtgtttatgacgtattagaacgttgttacaacttgctatattggttgttttaactggttaggtggtgttaaaacttgttcgaacgttgtaccaacgtcgtagtttcggtgcgtGTTTGGCGGGGCCATGCCAGCGGCCATTTTGTAATCACAACATAAGAACTTGATTCCCAAACCTTCGTAGTGCTGAAATGCAAATTCAACAGGAGCCAGCTATCAAACAAGCTTCAAACAAGCTTCAAACAAGCCCCTAATGAGTGAACCAGTATAAGCCAAGAGCTAATGAAGCTACAGCTTCAGGGGACCCTCATAACATCACTACAGCAACCACTGACGTCACGGAGTTATGTATACTGTATCAAATAACATTTTGTCCCTGATTAGTGTGATTTTCTGATTGTTAATGGCTTTAAAGTATAGTAAATGGCTATTATTCCCCGCAAACTTTACTTTAAACTTTGTCTATGGCAGCTTAGGGTGCCTGAAGGTCTTCTACTTAATGGGTCATAACTACCTAAGCTGTCATAGGCAAAGTTGAAAGCAAAGTTTGCTGGGAAtaatggccattttaagccattagccATCAGAAAATCATACAAAATAATCCCAAAAACAATAATTCCAGTGGAGACTGTGGGGCACAGACGAGTGGGGCCACTTAAATAAAAGGCTGAAACCAGGAGCTGAAACCCACTCTTCATCAACACAGTTAGGTAGCAGCAACTAGCTAAACCCAAACACCTACTCATCAGAGAAAGCCAACGCCATACCTAGCTGATAGAGTCGTCAACCTCTCGAAACCAACCACACGTAAA contains:
- the LOC138366835 gene encoding uncharacterized protein; this translates as MEEIFEFHLSLCDSPVKAPVKAPVKAPVNAPVKAPVNAPVKAPVNAPVKAPVKAPVKAPAKSPAKAPAKSPVKAPAKSLVKAPAKFPVKSPAKSPVKAPVKSPVKSPVKAPAKSPVKAPVKAPVKAPVKSPVKAPAKSPVKHQSRHQSRHQSRHQPSHQSSTSQGTSQGTSQGTSQGTSQGTSQLTMIIKHLIFLRLS